From one Mya arenaria isolate MELC-2E11 chromosome 4, ASM2691426v1 genomic stretch:
- the LOC128230863 gene encoding sulfotransferase 1B1-like encodes MSRVQEKDDGGETLEFVDMGDIRTPTFFGTNWMFEVLMMLLRRKTERVDINKLGTMIEAQETEDVDKVSSPRVINCHLAPRVLPKDLAQKKIKTVLFLRNPKDTAVSYFNHMRGLKMYNYDEYGPYLAYINQWQEAIEVGPGYPLHVMYFEDL; translated from the exons ATGTCACGTGTCCAGGAGAAGGACGATGGCGGGGAGACCTTGGAGTTTGTGGACATGGGCGATATCCGGACTCCCACCTTCTTTG GAACGAATTGGATGTTTGAGGTGTTAATGATGTTACTGCGACGAAAGACGGAGCGGGTGGACATCAACAAGCTCGGGACTATGATTGAGGCACAGGAGACGGAGGATGTGGACAAGGTCTCCTCTCCCAGGGTCATCAACTGTCATCTCGCACCCAG AGTTCTGCCCAAAGACCTGGCGCAGAAGAAGATCAAGACGGTGTTATTTTTGCGAAATCCAAAGGACACGGCCGTCTCATATTTCAACCATATGCGGGGCCTCAAAATGTACAACTACG ACGAGTACGGGCCATATCTTGCATACATAAACCAGTGGCAGGAAGCCATAGAGGTGGGACCGGGGTACCCGCTACACGTCATGTACTTCGAGGACCTATAA